In the genome of Lynx canadensis isolate LIC74 chromosome F1, mLynCan4.pri.v2, whole genome shotgun sequence, one region contains:
- the LOC115505491 gene encoding LOW QUALITY PROTEIN: 60S ribosomal protein L23a-like (The sequence of the model RefSeq protein was modified relative to this genomic sequence to represent the inferred CDS: substituted 2 bases at 2 genomic stop codons), which yields MDLTFTVHLLTPIHLCPTFSLYKPRKTKWYETDKATFPSVPHTPKTLDPAPPKAEAKAKALKAKKAVLKGVHSHKKKICTSPTFQRPKTLHLXRQPKYPXKRTPRRNKLDHYAIIKFPLTTKSAMKKIEDNNTLVFIVDVKANKHQIKQAVKKLYDIDVAKVNTLIRPDGEKKAYVQLAPDYDALDVANKIGII from the exons ATGGATTTGACCTTCACTGTCCACCTGCTCACACCCATCCACCTttgccccacattttccttatataaacccaGAA AAACTAAATGGTATGAAACTGATAAAGCAACATTCCCTTCTGTCCCACACACCCCTAAGACTCTGGACCCTGCCCCTCCCAAAGCTGAAGCTAAAGCAAAGGCTTTGAAGGCAAAGAAAGCAGTGCTGAAAGGCGTCcacagtcataaaaaaaagaTCTGCACGTCACCTACATTCCAACGGCCCAAGACACTGCATCTCTGAAGGCAGCCCAAATATCCTTGAAAGAGGACCCCCAGAAGAAACAAGCTTGACCACTATGCCATCATCAAGTTCCCCCTGACTACCAAGTCagccatgaagaaaatagaagacaacaaCACTCTTGTGTTCATTGTGGATGTCAAGGCCAACAAGCACCAGATCAAACAGGCCGTGAAGAAGCTCTATGACATTGATGTGGCCAAGGTCAACACTCTAATCAGGCCcgatggagaaaagaaagcatatgttcAACTGGCTCCTGACTATGATGCTTTGGATGTTGCCAACAAAATTGGGATCATCTAA